CAAAAGCAAAGTTACCTCGAAAGGTTGTGAGTTTAACCGAGCTGAATGTATGGCTATCAAAGAAACATGCGAACGTTCCACTATCCTCAAATGTCACTGGTGAGACATGCAGTGGGAAATCATATCCGTTGAATGGGGGAGATGAGAATCGGTCCCTTCTGATTTTTTCCGATGAAGTCAGAGTAACAGATGTTGCTGATCTGCTCATGGTCCATGCGGCTCTGCTGTATTTGTTACTAGATCTGCAGATCAACTTCACCTCACTGCTGTTGCTGTTCTCTCGAAACAGACGATATGGTTTATCAAATGTGTCTGGGAAAAAGAAACATTAAAGGGAAAATGCTGATGATATTGTTTGCCTGTATAGTGCAATTGTATCACTCTTATCTTTGTATTACTGAGGACCATATTCCTGAATATTTAACATTTGGTAAATTCATGTATTAATATATTACATTCATGTTAATAAATATTTCCTGTTTGCACATTCAGTGTAGTATAAACTACAAACAACAACTCTCCATTCAGTCTGAAATTGCAGTTGGATCTCCCCTGGCAATTCTGATCGACAGTGTGGATGATCATATGGGCTGTTTTGTTGTAGAACAACGTGGTGTTAGAAGTGGAATCTACATCTCTTTCCCACTGAAATGTGGCCCCATCTGGTAGGCTGGACACCTCGCAACGCACACTCACATCAGAACCAAGATACACTTGATTACCATTATAGTTTGGTGTCACTGCAAAAAGGATACGTATATTACTTTACTTAAATTTGTTTAAAGAAGATGAAACGAGCGGAAAAGTGGAAATCAGTGGTTATATTTTTACAAATCTAAACTGCTTGATAATCAATAATGAAATGATTACAACAGCAAACGTTTGGCTCTTATTCTGATATTGACGAGGCAATATACATTGATATTTAAAATGATTCAAATTATACACATTGAGGAACTGAACATGATCAATATACCTTTAAACACAAACACCTCAAATCTCTCCAGAACGACTGAAGCTGGTTTGGTTTGCATGAACACAAACTCTCCAGCAATTTCAAATTCTTGGGGGAAAGAAAGATCATATCCTGTTCCTTGTGAGAAAGGAGCCTGTATGTTCCATGAAGGATTTCTATTCATGGATGAAGTGATTAGGGCAACTGAAGTGTTTGAGTGTCTGCCATTATGTGAGGTCCACATCCATTGGTGCGCTGTCCCTTCCGGAACTGCAGGGGAAACTTGGAGAGTGACTCTGTTATTGGTCTCGGCAAGGAAAAATATCTTCTTTGATAATTCTGTGGAGGGAAGATATTCAAAACGATAGGATAAAAAGCTAAAAAATGTCTCTATATTAATATTATTCACTGTTCAAATCTCacattttctctcgctctctttctcagatGACTCTTCAATAGCTTCATCATACTTGTATGTTGtgctttaaaggggcaatctgctgaTAGAACTACAACAAAGCAGTTTACCTGCTACTGATTTGGGAAACAGCTGAAGGATGGGCCTGGAGATAtttataaaaatgtttttaatatatatattgtttacaACTTATTTTTGGGatactgatggggtacaacagttgaactgaGCTCATAAGGCAATTCCGtgtgtctcagttggtagagcatggcgcctgcaacgccagggttgtgggttcaattcccacggggggaccagggttcaattcccacggggggaccaggatgaatatgtatgaacttttcaatttgtaagtcgctctggataagagtgtctgctaaatgacttaaatgtaaatgtaattcaaatcttcaagaaacaatgggtgtacatcagggatgggcaactttgaagggtggtgggggccacaaaaactgaactcatcatgaggggagGAAAATTCCTTGCAGGTCTGCATAGCCACATATGCATaatcccccaccaccaccacatagtGAGCAAAACATTTCAGCAGACCCCATCTTGACAGCAGAGAGAACAAAAATGTTTTAGAGTTAATTTTCTACAATTCTACAAGTTGATATTTTTTTACTAattccctgcaattctacacattttgccatagggtgagGAGAAATGtgtgcagtttttaatatgatatctgagtgagactgactaagaaagtcaatgggggccccccggacggtaattcgaccatgattactaAATTTAGATAGCTAGCAGCTAGACTACCTTACCAATAAAAACATTGTttagctgacatggactaattgACTGACAATCAGCGACTGCAtcagagaaaaactgctgatgcataaccaaatgtaaaaaatgtcacaTTGTATATTATCCTATTCTAACTTGCAACAGTAGGTTGAGACACCGACtgagtaaaatatatatatttttaaatgtacttCTTCTTTTGATTCGAGGGCCTTCAAAAGGGGCGGGCCACCAGTTTCCCATCCTGGGTGTACACAGccgtgggaagtaggggtgctgaggctgctgcagcaccccctgaaaaatctgaatGAAAATATCCTTAAAAATTCACACAAAAATGCAACCACCTTGGCAAAACACTCAGcccctcccccatcccccatTGCCGAAAAAAATGACTGCATCCGACCCAaactacttcccgcggctatgctTGTGTATATCATTCATTTAAAGGTCTccaaatggatgtagcaactacagattacCTCTTTAAATGGTGACTATTTTATGTCAAATAATTCAACCAGAAACACGTTACTCACGTTCAGCTGAGAGTCCCTGACCACATCTAGATATCCACAGCAGAGTCCACAACAACGTTACACCCATAGAGCCACTGTACTGCCCCATGTTGCTGTACgttactgttctgttcccctctctACTCAGTAGCCAACTCATATCATTACTGACGTCTCTGATAAATATGTTCAGGAAATGACTGAAGAAAAGAAGAAGTTCCAAAACTACAGATGTGATGCAATTTAAAATGAGTGCAAATCTGAGGATATAGTACTTCGTAAAATCTCACTTTACTTGTATCAGCCATTTACTGTTTGTAGCAAGCAGGGATTATGGAGCAGGATTAAGGGTTTCAATGccacaccaccatcatcattttacttttatttaactaagcaagtcagttaagaacaaattcttattttcaatgacggcctaggaacagtgggttaactgccttgttcaggggcagaacaacagatttttaccttgtcagctcggggattcgatcgagcaaccttttagttactagtccaacgctctaaccactaggctacctgccgataaTAGGCATCAATGGGATCAAAACAATAGTCAAACATGTCACAGTTTAGCAACATGTAGCAGAATATAATGTAAATGCTGTGCAATTAAAATAATATAAGTAGTATTATTACAAGCATGTTACAGATTTTAAAATTAATATGGAAACAAGACATTCCTTTTGAAGCAAACAGTGAATATTTGAAATTCCAAAGATCATGATGTCCAAATGCAACCAAAGGCTTTCAAAACCAAAAAGCTGAACTTGCTACATTATAGCCAGTCTCTTACAACAGTCCATTCAAAGTTCAAAGCTTTCCTAATACAGGACAATCAGATGGTAAAATAATCTGAGACACTGTTGACAAACTAGTATTAACATCACCATTTATTGTGTACAACCATTACAGACTGAGGATGAATGGAAATGTAAATTTCTAGGATGAACtaaataatatacactgagtgtaaaaacATGACTATTtattcttgcccattcaccctctgaatgccacacgtacacaatccatggctcaattgtctcaaaaatccttctttaacctgtctcccccctttatctacactgatcgaagtggatttaacaagtgacatcaataagggatcatagctttcacctggattcacctggtcaaactatgtcatggaaagagcagatgttcctaatattttgtacacacaGTGTAAATGATTTAGGTCTTTTGGAAAGATGcttacagtatcataacatggTCATGTTTTCAATATTAGTCTTTGAGGGGAAGATTGCTGGTGATTAACACATTATTTTAACACCAATGAAGTTTCTATTGCCAGACCTTTTGACAGAACACAGTGTGTCATGTGGTAATTCCGTGTGAAAGACGTCACTGGTTGGTACAGACATGGGTGGGAAAGCTATATTTCAACACAGCCACAGGCCATAGGCTAGCAACAAGGCTATACACTAGTCTCCTCCAGTTGAGCAGGTTCCTccttttgtctctgtgtctgggtgCCTGGATGGAagacacaacaacacatcaaccAGAAGAGTTTGCAATGATGATATTTACACACACTAATTCACTAGTTTTCCACTCAGTACTTATGAAAGGTGATCAtgtatgtgtaaccgatgtgaaatagctagctaggtagtgGTGGTGCGCACTAGCAGCAATTCAGTCAGTGaacatttaaaacatttacacgtgttaaccctcgcaaggctgcaggcccagacggcattcccagccgcgtcctcagagcatgcgcagaccagctggctggtgtgtttacagacatattcaatcaatccttagcccagtctgctgttcccacatgcttcaagagggccaccattgttcctgttcccaagaaagctaaggtaactgagctaaacgactaccgccccgtagcactcacttccgtcatcatgaagtgctttgagagactagtcaaggaccatatcacctccaccctaccggacaccctagacccactccaatttgcttaccgacccaataggtccacagacgacgcaatcgcaaccacactgcacactgccctaacccatctggacaagaggaatacctatgtgagaatgctgttcatcgactacagctcagcatttaacaccatagtaccctccaaactcgtcatcaagctcgagaccctgggcctcgaccccgccctgtgcaactgggtcctggacttcctgacgggccgcccccaggtggtgagggtaggtaacaacatctccaccccgctgatcctcaacactggggccccacaagggtgcgttctgagccctctcttgtactccctgttcacccacgactgcgtggccatgcacgcctccaactcaatcatcaagtttgcggacgacactacagtggtaggcttgattaccaacaacgacgagacggcctacagggaggaggtgagggccctcggagtgtggtgtcaggaaaataacctcacactcaacgtcaacaaaacaaaggagatgattgtggacttcaggaaacagcagagggagctcccccctatccacatcgacgggtcagtagtggagaaggtggaaagttttaagttcctcggtgtacacatcacggacaaactgaattggtccacccacacagacagcgttgtgaagaaggcgcagcagcgcctcttcaacctcaggaggctgaagaaattcggcttgtcaccaaaagcactcacaaacttctacagatgcacaatcgagagcatcctgtcgagctgtatcaccgtctggtacggcaactgctccgcacacaaccgtaaggctctccagagggtagtgaggtcggcagaacgcatcacccggggcaaactacctgccctccaggacacctacaccacccgatgtcacaggaaggccataaagatcatcaaggacaacaaccacccaagccactacctgttcaccccgctatcatccagaaggcgaggtcagtacaggtgcatccaagcagggaccgagagactgaaaaacagcttctatctcaaggccatcagactgttaaacagccaccactaacatttagcggccgctgccaacaaactgactcagctccagccaccttaaaaatgggaattgatggaaattatgtaaaaatgtaccaccagccactttaaacaatgccacctaatataatgtttacataccctacattacacatctcttatgtatatgtatatactgtactctatatcatctactgcatcttgccatctttatgtaatacatgtaccactagccactttaaactatgccactttatgtttacataccctacagtactcatctcataggtatataccgtactctataccatctactgcaccttgcctatgccgtctgtaccatcactcattcatatatctttatgtacatattctttatccctttacacttgcgtgtataaggtagtagttgcggaattgttaggttagattacttgttgttattactgcattgtcggaactagtagcacaagcatttcgctacactcgcattaacatctgctaaccatgtgtatgtgactaataaatttgatttgatttgatttgatttgacgtcacttgctctgagacttgaagaagtggttccccttgctctgcaagagccgcagcttttgtggagagatgggtaacgatgcttcgtgggtgactgttgttgatgtgtgcagagggtccctggttcgcgaggggacggactaaagttatactgttacatatgttaCTACATAGTGTTAATTTAAGTTGTAGTTCACTACAAAATCAAAGTTGGTCACATGTTTGGAGACTTTAAAAGCGCTCTAATGCAGAGAAGGATCCACGTGCCATGTGAAGGCTAGCTCTGCCTCGGTCCAAAATGAAAGAGAAAGATAGGTACTGTCTAACGCAGTCATTTTAGATGGTGCCTCGATGTCCCATTCCTTTGGGATTGGGTTGGATGTCTTTTTTATGGAGAGTCTATCCAAGACGGAGTGTCTCCTTACCGTTTGGTCTTCGACAGTAGAACCCGAGAAGTCCCAGAATTCCTAGGGTGGCAGCCATTGTAATCACCCCTCTGACCACTGTCTCGGTGCCCATCCCTAAGAAACAGAGACTTCTGTTAGATTATATTAAACATGGGGACCTCTCCAGCATGGTAACCTATTTATTTTGTTACGCTAGACCTATGCCAGGGGAAAGCTGAGGTCCAGTAGGGAAAAATGTGTTTGCATTGAGATATGTTGGAACAGATTAGGTCAAATTGAAAAGAGTCTATCATAACATGTTGTTACCTGTCATTGAAGACATTGTTGTCTGTGTGGGGAGTGTGAGGGTCAGGGAGGCTGTCGCTCTGAGCATGCCCTCTGTGAACACAGCACACTGCCAGTGCAGCTGGTCCCTACGGAGGCTGGGCAGGGTCACACTGAGTGTCCTGGTGGGGCGATTCTCTGTCAGAATGTCCTGTTTGACCAGCAGCCCCCTGCTTCCTTCCATCCTCAGCCAGGTTAGGGTCACAGGGTCACCGCTCACCTCCGACACCTCACACCTCAGGACCAGCGGATGATTCCTGGGGAATCCACTAGGCGGCACTGCAGAGACTGAAATGGAAATCTGGAGATCATTGGGGATCTGTCATCTGTTTTCTCAAATATAAGTAAAATAGATTATTCTGAAAAATTCACCTTGGATATTTAAAATGATAATGCTCACCCTTTAGGGTTACCACATTAATAGAGGCAACTAGGAGTTTTTCAAAATAGCAGTTGAACCTCCCACAATCTTCAAACTTCACCGGTGAAAAGTAGAGAGGGAAGTAGTATCCATTGAAGTCCCCGTATGAAAATCTCTCATTAAACGTGTCATTGGATCCATACATTGCAGTTGTCACAACGTGAACCTCTTTAGCTGTAGATAGTGGGGTCCAGGACCATGATGCATGGGTGTACCCATCTGATGTCATACAAAGCAGTGTCACCAGAGAGCTGTTGGAGCTCTCTCTGTACATTGTGAGAGTGGCATCAGACGAAACTGTGGAGAAAACCATAGCGGTGTTCAGTCAGAGGGGaaagtttaatttaatttaaatccAAAGTCTAAATGGCATTATGGGTCCATTTTATTGTAAATGTAACTAATGTGATCACCATTTATCCATTTAAAATGAGACCAAAATGATCGATTGTTAATGACTACTGATCAAGGGGACAACATTCACAATTCACATAAAGGTTTTGATATTTCAGTTGGATAAGAACACATTTTGTACCTTCCTCAATTCTGACAGCATTAGAGACGTTATATAACAGTGTTCCATTCTGTCTAAAAGTGCAGTAGAATGCCCCCTGACTGTCCGGATGAACACTGCGTATGATCATGTGAAGAGTGTTATTGTAGAACAGCGTGGTGTTAGAAGTGGaatctccatctctttcccacTGCAGTGTGGCCCCATCTGGTAGGCTGGACACCTCGCAACTAACACTCACATCAGAACCCAGACGAAATGAAGGCCAAAAGGAAGGTGTAACTGAAAAAACATGGAATTCAAAAATGGTTACAATGTAAACTTACTGTCCAACCTAAAACAATAATGTGAATGAACAATTACGGTGATGAATTTTTTTCTGGAAGCTGGCTTTCGAAACGATTTAATCATTGGAAGGTATTTTGTCATTATGGAAGATTCACGATAGCTTGTCTatacaaaacatacacaaaaTTGACTTACTTTTTGTGGCGAAGATCTCAATCTTAACCAATGGGACATTTGCTCTTACCAACAAAAACACCCCTGCACATTCAAACTTCGGCTTCACTGTTACGTCATAGTCTTTGCTGCAAGAAAAGTACTCTGTGAAAGGTGGACTAACCACTAGCCTAGAGGATATTGCTCTGGCTATTTGAATCTCTGAGTATCTCCCATCATGTGAGGTCCACTCCCAGCTGAACTCTGACCAGTGAGATTGAGCCAGGTCTGACACAGACTGTTGAGCCTGGTCTGACACAGACAGATGCAcactctctgtctgacctgagaTCAAGAAGATGCTCCTCTTCATCACTGTGTGTGGACAATGAGACACAGATCTGGTTAAATAACAGTTTTAATTCACCCCATAACAGTTTCAAAATGCACAGATTATTTATTGTGAATCTGGTTTAAAGCGCCTTATTTGTTTTAAAAATCAAGGACAACCGATTCAAATTAGAGAATAGGTTTTCAAAGTCTAATCGGTATACCAGTTTCCCTCTGATAGTCATAGAAACTGTCCATACTGTACATCATGTAATCCTTTAATATACATTGAAATTGCTTGTCCCAGATATTTGGGTTTTGAATGAAATATTCTGCTTGTAGAGTTGTAAACAAGATGTTCAGAGCAACAACATAATGATGATGAAATGCATACAGTAAAAACTGAACTCACCCTCAGCAGAATTCCCTGATATGCATAACAGGATCCACCACTGAATAGCCATAATGTGGTCCATACCCTGACCTGACATTTAACTCCGGGTTCCACCAATATCTGAGAAACAACTCGAGACAAAGTGAAGGAGCATAGCACATTCTTACATTGAAACAGCAGCTTGCACAATTTCCGCTGTCTTGTTCAGTTACATCTCATCATCACACTATTGCATTCATCATTGTAGCAACTTGTTCTCTTAAACTGATAATGTGAAGGTTTTCTCAGTTGATTTGAACCGTTAGCATTTGTGTTGCCCATTTTGACCATTGAATGCCATGGTTGGATGGCCGAGCCAGGCGCTGTCTGATATCTAATTATAGTCTAATCTAATTTAGGTATAGTTACAGTAATGGAATGGACCCAGAAAATTGTATGTGGTTTTATTCTCAATTACGTTAATAATACTTTAACAAAAACAAACCATGGGTAAAAGGTCAAATTTAAACTGGAATTGAACTGGAATTTAAATAGAATCAACTCAAACTAGGAACAATTTTACTTAACATGATCTAAACTGGTGTTACAGGAAGCAGTTTGTTCGTCATATCACCAGACCTATACAGTGATTCATTAAAAACATATGGTACAGTATGGTAAAGTGAAGTGCATAGCAATGTTATAATGGGGTTACGTCCATTAAGGTTCATTAGCTTTAAAGGCACAACGCAGCTTTTTAAACATTTATATTAAATCGTTTCTGGATTACAATTTAGAACTTTACTGTAATAGATTTCCATTAAAAGGGTCAAAAATACTTTtggggagtggtctgagtgtgaAGGGAAAAACTGAAacatagctgttattggcagatcgttttggaactctttgttattggtctattaaccaatttaccacATGCTGATGTCATGAAGGAAAACCGAAACTTACGCCCATTCAAACCCGCTGATTAAAAGGTGCTTTgcagattgtattttcaaccagaaaCTTTCAGGAATTAAAACGTAGCAATTATTTTTTCTAACTtctacagtgttagtttcatcagctgttttaAATGGGCCTTTAAatggcggcagcgtagcctaatggttagagctttggactagtaactgaaaggatgcaaggttgaatccccgagctgacaaggtacaaatgaacaaggcagttaacccactgttcctaggccgtcattgaaaataagaatttgttcttaactgacttgcctagttaaataaaggtaaaataaaaaatagaagtTAGAGCCATGGCTCAAATTGCATGGGTTTTGATACAGTTTGATTCCTGAAAGTTTAGTATGAAAAATTGTTATATGAAGCAGGATTAGCATGATAAacacaatacatacagtatatagcttAAATGTATTTGATAGACAATCCAACGCTGAAAGCCTTTGATAGTATAGGTCTATGTACTTTCTCAGCAGA
The Salvelinus fontinalis isolate EN_2023a chromosome 23, ASM2944872v1, whole genome shotgun sequence genome window above contains:
- the LOC129821158 gene encoding uncharacterized protein LOC129821158, which translates into the protein MSGQGMDHIMAIQWWILLCISGNSAEVMKRSIFLISGQTESVHLSVSDQAQQSVSDLAQSHWSEFSWEWTSHDGRYSEIQIARAISSRLVVSPPFTEYFSCSKDYDVTVKPKFECAGVFLLVRANVPLVKIEIFATKITPSFWPSFRLGSDVSVSCEVSSLPDGATLQWERDGDSTSNTTLFYNNTLHMIIRSVHPDSQGAFYCTFRQNGTLLYNVSNAVRIEEVSSDATLTMYRESSNSSLVTLLCMTSDGYTHASWSWTPLSTAKEVHVVTTAMYGSNDTFNERFSYGDFNGYYFPLYFSPVKFEDCGRFNCYFEKLLVASINVVTLKVSAVPPSGFPRNHPLVLRCEVSEVSGDPVTLTWLRMEGSRGLLVKQDILTENRPTRTLSVTLPSLRRDQLHWQCAVFTEGMLRATASLTLTLPTQTTMSSMTGMGTETVVRGVITMAATLGILGLLGFYCRRPNGTQTQRQKEEPAQLEETSV